The following DNA comes from Picosynechococcus sp. PCC 7003.
CCGCGAGGCTGCCGAGATAGGTGCCATCCAGTTGCCAAAATTGCAGATGGTGGTTTTCTGTATTGGTGATTAGTAAAGGTAAAGCACCATAAAAACCGATGCGGTCGGGGCCATTGCTTTGGTGGTTGATCGGCAGTGCTTCCCCAAAGACGGGATTATTGTTTTCGTAGGTCATCGGGTAAACGATCACCTGATGGTCTTGCCCCATTAAGCCGAGGTGACGACTATCGGCCCCAAACTGGAGATCTATAATTTCTGTAGTAAAGGGGGGAAATTGGGTCACAAGAAAGAAAGAATTATTCCGTCGCCGCTGCCAAATTTGTACGGTGCGATCGCCTGCCGCCGTCGCTAATAATTTCCCGTCGGGGCTAAACTGCAGGGCGGTAATTGGCCCCCGGTGTTCCGTCAAGATCTGCAAAAGTTCCCCAGTTTCCGTCCAGAGGCGCACCGTCTGATCCTGGCTACCCGCCGCGAACATTTTCCCATCACGACTCCAGGCAACGACGTTGATTTTTTTCCGGAAGCCTCCCAGGGTTTGCACAACTTGTCCATTCCTTTGGTGGAGCGTAACCCGGCGATTTTCCCCTCCAGTAACGAAAAAGTGACCACGGGGTTGCCAGGCGAGACTGGTAATCGACTCATTGCTAAGACTCAACGCTGGATCCTGGTTGGGCCACTGCCTTAGGGGCTGGTTTGGCTGGGCGAGCAGAAGCTGGAAACTATTTCCCACAAAGGCAAAGTCCGTAATTGGCACGTCTGGAGTAATGGTTTGGCGATCGCCAGGGGGCCGAAAAGCGGTGGGGATAAAATTTTGGCCAAAGTCTCGCACTGTTGTCGAAGTGGTCGCTGCAGCGAGGGTACTGAAATTTTGTTCTAGGGCAAGGAGCACCTTGAGTCTGGTTGCAGGAGTGACAACCTCATCATCCTTTTCATTCAGTCGTCGTAAGACCGTCGCTGCCCGGATACTTTCTCGCAGGGCCTCAACGGGTTGGGCACCGTCCTGGAGCACCTTGGTGGCCTCGGCCAATTTCATCAAAATGGTGTTTTGCGCCCCCTGCCAGCGTTGGTACCGTTGCAGTTCCACCCAGCGCAGACCAAACCCCAAGGCGATCGCCACCAGCCCCAAGCGCCAAACGGTGCCTACAGAAACCTTCCACCAACGCCGCCAGAGCATTTCCCGTTCCCGGCCAGTGATGCGCTGGAGCCATTGTTGGGACTGAAAGGCTTGGTAGTGGTGCCGGATGGGTTCAACGAGATCAGGTCGAGCTAGTTGGTAGGACTCTTGGCCGCCATAGAGTTGGTAGCGAATTAGCCCCGTTGTTTTAAAAATATGCAAAATGAGTTCTGCTTTTTCTTCCCCAAGGCGGCGATCGCCGAGGAATTGACGACCCAGTTGGAGAATATCCGCCTTAGTGAGCACCAGTTGACTGTGGCGCAGATCCGTAAAGTAATGGAGAAATTGCCAGGCCAAATCACGATTTTCATCACCGCAGTACCGAATAATCCCCAGCAGCGATCGCTCCAACAGCAGCAATTTAGGCGGAAAACCCAACCCTAAATATTCCTCCCGGGTATAGAGATGATCCTGGTGCAGTTGGGCGCCAATGACCTGGAGTTCGAGGGGGCGAATTTCTCCGTGGCTATCCTGCAAATCTTCGATCAGTTGCTGCATTAATGCTGTTTCTAAAGGGAGTTTGGCCCAGGTTGCCACCTGTTCTAAAAGGGCGATCGCCGCATCAGGCCGAAGATTTCCCAGGCGATGGCGCAGACGATGGTCAAAAAGATTGTGGTTTGCCTCTCCTAGATCCGCCTCGATTTCCCAATCCAACAGGGGCGCAAGGGCCTCGTTACGACAGGACAAGATCACTTTCACCGTTGGTAGTTGGAGACTCTGGGCCAAAAAGCGCAGAAAATCCTGACGTTCTTCGGGGTGGGGATATTGCAAGAAAAACTGCTCAAATTGATCAAAGATCAAAACTGTTAGGGATTCAGAATCTTGCTGCTGCTGGAGGTGAACGAGGGGATCTAAGCTGGGGGGATTTGGCCAGGGACAAAAAGGGCGATCGCCATGGAGTTGTTGTACCAGGCGGCGGCCCCACTGGCCATAATTTTTAAAATAAATAACCCGCACCGGCCGCCCATTTAGAGGCTGGCTTTGGAGCCTAGGAATCAGACCCGCCCGGAGGAGAGATGTTTTTCCCACAGCGGTAGCCCCGTGGAGCAAAATCAGGTTGGACTGGGGGCGCTGCAAGCGGTCGATTAATGCCTGGAGATCCCGATCCCGTTGGGAACCCCGGAGTATCACTAGACTAAGGGGCTCAGGGGGCGAATACAGGTTATGTCGCCACTGATCTGGTAGGGATTGAGTCCCCACAAAGGGCCGCCAACCCCAGTTGTGTTCGTACTGCTGGCGTTCCCAGGTGAGATCAAAGGCTTGACGGTAATCCTTCGTTTGTCGGTAAAGATCACCCAAGCAAGCAAAAATCTGATCATAGAGCCGTTGTTGCCAGTGGCCCCAGGGGATAGGGGCTGTCTCGGGCGTTGTGAGTTGGCTGCGGATGGGGATCAAGATTTCTTCGAGGGTGGCGATCGCCTGGGCAACTTGACCAAGGGATTGGCTGGCCCGGGCGAAAATGAGCGTACTCCAGGCCCTGACAACCACCGGAGGCGGTTCATCCAAGGTTTGAAAATGTTCTAGGGCTGTTTGAGCAAGGGTTTGGGCCTTATGCCACTGTTGTTCCTGAAGGGCGATCGCCGCCATCAGACCATAATGTTGGGCCAGAAGATCGGGTGGCCAAGGTTCCTGAACCCCCTTGAGGAGTGACCAAGCCAAATCCCCTAGGGCTGACCCACGCTGCCACTGCTGTAAAAATACGCCAATCAATAAACTCAGTTGACTGACCCAGGCCCATTGTTCTTGTCGTTCCCAGAGGCAACGGCTCAGGCGGAGATATTGGAGAGCCTGTTCTCCTTCCGGACTGGGGGCTTGGTAATGCTGGGGGCGATCGCCTAGGAGTAAACCCAAATGAAACAAGATCAAGGCCATTCGTTGCCCCTGGGAAGGCGGTAATTGCTCTAACAAAGGGGAATTTGGGTTGTCCCGCAGCACCTTGAGCCAATCCATCCCCTGCTCCCCACGGCAATAGTGGCGCAAACTCTCCTGATAGGCTTGCTGGGCTGTTTGCCATTGCTGATTGTGGTGGGCTTGTCGGCCGCGGATAAAACAGAGCAAGCCAGCGCCGTTGCCCAATGTTTTAGTGGCTAAGTCTAATTCTTGAGAACGGCGTTGACCGGGCGCTAAATTCCAGCAGTGATGATCGGGAAAAGTGAGGGGGCCAGCAACCGTTAGTTTTTGAAAGTAGTCCTGTTCTGTACGTTGCCAAAAATCATTGAGGGCCTGGGGAGACCACGTTATTTCCCCTAAATCCGTTGCGGTTGTCAGCCCATCAGGCATTTGCCGCTGTTGATCATCTGCCGTCGGTAACACCACAATCCAGGGGGCAATTTGGCGTTGAAAGGTCGCCGCAGTTAATTTAACGGCTGGGGTTAACCCAAAAACCATCGCTCCATTGATGTGGAGCGGCTGGATACCAAGATTAATTAGGGTTGCTGCCAACAGGTTCAGAATGTCCTCTAGATCCTGAGCCTGGGGTGCTAGCCAAAGACAAAGTAGCCCCTTCGCTTTTCCGTTTAAATCTGCCAACGCCAGGTCACTATAATATGCCGCCGTAAATTGAGAAAAGACCTGGTGCCATCGCAATTTTAGGTTGCCCTGGAGTTGCGCCAGAAGCTCCTGTTCCTGGGCTTGGTAGTCGCAGCGAACGCAATAAAGTCCTGGCTGATCATCATCACGACGGGGGGAAGACCACAATCGGTCGGTCAACCGCTGCACAATGGGGCGTAACGTGGGAAATGACGGGCCAGGGCGATTGATCATGGCAAATCCAAGGGTAATTTCAAGGAAAGAGAACTAACTTCAGTAAGATAGTCATACATTGTGTCGGTTTTAGCGCCACCCATGACAGAAACAACCATGGCAACACGGGAGCAGCTCCGGGAGCAACGGAAGCAAAAACAACGACAGCGTACCCTCCGCTGGTTTCAAGGTCTATGGCGATCGCTGGCCCTGATGGGTTTAGCCTATGGCGCATTTTGGGTACTCGACCGACCCGATTGGATTATTAAAAGTGCCGCCCAAATCACCATTGAAGGCAATCAAGTCCTTCCGGCAGAGCGGATTCGTCCCCTAATTCCCCTCACCTATCCCCAACCGATCCTAACCCTCAAACCCCAGGAACTAGAGCAGGCCATTGAAGCCCAAGGGGCGATCGCCGAAGCCCTGGTTTCCCGTCGTCTAGTGCCCCCCAGCCTAGCGATCCAAGTCCAAGAGCGCTACCCTGTCGCCCGTTCCCAAACTCCCATATCGAGTCAAGGACAATCCCCCCTCGAATCGGGATACCTGGATGCCGAAGGACAGTGGTTTCCCGCCGCCGTTTATGAACCCCTCAGTGAATATCAGCCCTTACCGACCCTAGAAGTGACCGGAATTCGGGAATTGCAACTTCCCCTCTGGCCCGAACTCTATCAAACCTTGGGGCGATCGCCCGTCAAAATTTTGAGCATCAACTGGCGAGACTCTAACAATTTGATTTTGAACACCGAACTTGGTAGTTTTCACCTGGGGCCAGATCTCACGCAGCTCGAAGCACAATTAGCGGCGATCGCCAAGCTCCAACAAACCCTCGGCACAACCATTCCCGCCCAGGATATCCAATACATCGATCTACAAAATCCCGACGAGCCCATTATCCAAAGCAATAAACCCATCGTCCCCCCCGTTCCCAAGCCCGAAACACCCTAAACCCAAAAATGACGCCCCTGTAACAGCAACATCTCCCAAAATCTGGCAGTCTAAAAAAGCTTGAAGGTCTTATGATCTGAGAAATTTCTCCCAAAAGATACTTAATAAATTCCGTTAAACGACTAAACTTAAATATCCATATCCATCACACTTCTCTTTGTGACCGTGAGCCAAAACCATCTATTCCAACCCCATAATGCTTCCTTTGATGCGACTGGAAACCATGCCGCCAGCGCCGAAGAAACCGCGTCGCAATTTCCGATCATGCCCAGCAGCGTTGCTCAGATTAAAGTCATCGGTGTGGGTGGTGGTGGCTGTAATGCGGTGAATCGGATGATTGAAGGGGGCATGTCGAGTATCGACTTTTGGGCGATTAATACCGATGCCCAGGCCCTGACCAACTCCAAAGCCAAAAAGCGCCTGCAAATTGGTCAAAAAATCACCCGGGGCCTTGGTGCTGGTGGTAATTCAGCCATTGGTCGCAAAGCTGCCGAAGAATCTCGTGATGAAATTGCCCAAGCCCTCGAAGGCGCGGATCTCGTCTTTATTACCGCTGGCATGGGAGGCGGTACCGGCACTGGCGCTGCCCCCATCGTTGCCGAAGTGGCCAAGGATTTAGGTTGTCTCACCGTTGCTGTGGTGACCCGACCCTTTAAATTTGAAGGACGCCGCCGCTCGAACCAGGCCGAAGAAGGCATCAAAGAACTCCAGAGCCGCGTCGATACCCTCTTGGTCATCCCCAATACAAAGCTCCTGGATATGATCCCCCAGGAAACCTCGATGTCCGAAGCCCTGCGCGCTGCCGATGAAGTGCTTCGCCAAGGGGTGCAGGGGATTTCCGATATTATTACCATCTCTGGTCTGGTGAATGTGGACTTTGCCGACGTGCGGGCGGTGATGGCCGATGCGGGTTCTGCCCTGATGGGGATTGGTATCGGTTCCGGTAAATCTAGGGCACGGGAAGCCGCCTTAATGGCTATTTCTTCGCCATTGATGGAGTCGTCCATTGAGGGAGCCCAAGGGGTTGTCCTAAATATTACTGGAGGCCACGATCTGACCCTGCATGAAGTCAATGATGCCGCAGAGGCCGTTTATGAAGTGGTCGATCCCAATGCCAATATTATTTTTGGGGCGGTGATCGATGAACATCTCCAAGGGGAAATCAAAATTACGGTTATTGCCACTGGGTTTGCCGCGGAGTCCCAGCCCGCAGAAACGCCCCAGCCTTTACCCCAACAGCGCCGGATGCAGGCGGTTCCCCAGCCGGATCTTTCCCAGGCTCCACCGGTGCCGGAGGCCCCTAGACCCCGTCCGGCTGCCCCACCCCAGGCCCAGCAGCCCCCCGCGCCCCGGACAGGCTTTCCTGATATTCCCGATTTTTTGATGCGCCGTTCTAATCGTTCTAAGCAGTAGGTCGATGGTGATAACTCCGGCGATCGCCTTAACCATCGCAGGCTCCGATAGTGGCGGTGGGGCAGGTATCCAAGCAGATCTCAAAACCTTTGCCTTCCATGGCGTCCACGGTACCAATGCGATCACCTGTGTCACGGCCCAAAATACCATTGGCGTCACCGATGTGGTGGCCCTAAATTCGGCCATGGTGACCGCTCAAATTGAGGCGGTGGTCGGGGATATCGGTGTCCAGGCAGTGAAAACGGGGATGCTCCTGAACGAAAACATCATGGAGGCGGTTTTGGCGGCCGCAGCAATCGGTAGACTCCCCAACTGGGTTTTAGATCCGGTAATGGTTTCTCGCACAGGGGTACAGCTCATCGACGATGGGGCGATCGCCTTTTTACAAAAGCAATTAATCCCCCTCGCCCAGATCCTCACGCCAAACCGCTACGAGGCGGAGATTCTCAGCGGTCTGACAATTACAAATCTCGCCACCATGGAACAGGCGGCTCAGAAAATTCATCAGCTTGGTTGTGGGGCAGTGCTCGTCAAGGGGGGAGCGATGACCGGGACATTGCAAGGGGTGGATGTGTGGTTTGATGGCGAACGGCTCGAAGTTTTAAAAACAGAATGTATCCAGACCCCCCACACCCACGGCACGGGTTGTACCCTTTCGGCCGCGATCGCCGCTCGGTTAGCCCTGGGAGATGCGCCATTCCAAGCTGTCAACAAGGCAAAAACCTACGTTACAGAAGCCCTCAAGCATAGCCTAGCCATTGGTCAGGGGACGGGGCCAGTGGGCCATTTTTACCCCTTGTTGTCCTAGGCGACGCGGGGCATCTCCGTTTGCAGTCGGTACAGCAGGGTTTGGCGATCGCACTGGGCCAAGATTTCTTTAATGGTGGTACTCGCCCCCAGATTCCCCCAACTGCACCCATTTTGGAGATAAGTCTGGGTCACTTTCCCGATCACATAGCTACCATAGGCGGCAATTCCCCCCTGGGCGAGGGCGGCGGTGCCATAGAGACCAAGGGTGCTCGGATTGGTTAAAGATTCAAAACTGAGGGCCGTTTTTCCTAGACCCAAAAAGACGCCACTACCCAGTTCCGCCACAAACAAAATTCCCGCACTGATCAAAATATTGCGCCAGAGTTTGGCCGCCTCGTAGCTCGTCATGGGTAATCCATATAAGCGGGCCAGGGCACGGATCAAAGCTAAATCAGCAAAGGTTCCCCCAAGGATATCCAAAAAACCAATGGGATTCAGGGCGATCGCCGCACCTTTAGATTTGGCATAGTTCCAGATCAATTCTTCGGCTTCGGCTTGGCGATGGGACAGGGTTTTTTGGGCGATCGCCGTTTGTAGTTGACGTGCCTGGACAAGGGCATGGACGGCCATCAAAGATTTTCCTTCGCGGCTGAGGATCGTAAAAATTGTTTCCCGCAGGGGATCAATCTGGGCGTCGGGGGTTTCCCAGGCTTCTTCAATGCGGCCATCGGGATGTTCGATGCGGACGGCGAGGGGTTGGGGTTCAGCGGCAACCATGACAATTTCTTCGGGACTGAGGGGAAACTGGGTGCCCGTTGATTCTTGGCTCAGTTGTTGGAGTTGCTGGAAAATGCTTTGGCGATCGCAGTCGGGATAGAGATCAATTTTGTTAAATACCACCAGCAGCGGTTTGTGCTGTTGGCGCAGTTCGTAGAGAGATTCGTACTCGGTGCGGGTAATATCTCCAGCAATGATAAACAGAATCAAATCAGAGTTTGCCGCGACTTCTGCCGCCATTTTTGTGCGGGCTTCCCCGGCAATTTCATCAAGGCCTGGGGTATCAACTAATTCAATTTTTAGTTTTTCCGTTGTGAGGGGCCAACGCACCGCCCTTGGATATTGGGTCACCCCATGGAGGGGGCCAGTTTCGAGCATTTTTTCGCCAATGAGGGCATTGATTACCGCTGATTTGCCACGACTAACCAGGCCAAAGGTGGCAATACGCAATAGATTTTGATCCAGTTTGGCGATCGCCGTTTGGAGTTGTTGCAATTCGGGCCGCACGGCTGCTTTTAATGCCGGGTCGGGGGGATAGTGCCAATGGCGGCGGGTGTTGCCATACCAAGCGAGGGCTTGCTGGAGACTGGCCCGCGCCAGGGTGAAGTGCCTTTCCTGTTGTTGACTATCCATCGGCAGCAAAAAAATTTGTAGAACCCATTTTCTATGATATCGAGTTGTCGTGGGGCGATCATCATAGAATTATTTGGCGATCGCTGAACTAGATTGCCGCAAGTTAAAATTAAAATAGCTTGAAATCATAACAAAAAGTATGGAAAAAGTCATCAAAAAAGTATCTTTACATAAAAGAAAAAATGATCGGCAATTTTGGCTGAAAACATCTTATTTAGAACGATTAGCAGCCCTAGAAAATATCCGCCGAGAGTACCATCAATGGCAATACAATGCTGAACCAAGATTTCAAAGAGTTTATACAGTTTCTCGACATTGACAATACTTGCAAATTAATATTTATTTTGGACATTTTTGCACAGAAGTAATCCAAGGTAAGTAACCTAGAGTTTTAAGTTTGAGATTTTCATTGCTTGCACTTGGTTTGTCTCAAAAAAGCCGAAATATTATTTTAAAGTTGTTCTTGGAAAGGTTGCTCACAAAGGTTTGTTTCACTACATGATTTGCCTATAGGCTCCGTTAAAACTGATGTTGCATCATCCATACAAAAGCTCCCGTCATTCCAACCTGCAACAGTTTCTTCTATGAGATCAAAATCTACAGATATATAGCTACAGTTTGGCTTATCATTCCGCCAATTAAAGGTGATTAAATCGAACCCTTGAACTGGCTCCCCAATTTCTTGTCTGATATCGTCATTAAGAACCGTATCTGGCTGACCACCTAATAACTCTAAAACTTCTTCATACGTCATGCCAAGAGACAGAGAGGTTGCTTTATCAGAAATGGAGAGTGTGTTGTTTTCCTGATCGCTGGCAGTATTAGATGTAGATGTGCTGACTTCTTGCTCATTTACAGGTTCAGAAGTACATGACTGTAGTAATAAAAAACATCCGAATAGAGTACAGAGAAAAACATTCTTCATTTTAATTATAAAAATAGATTTTAGAATTTTAGATTTGATTTTTGTCAATTATTACAAACACGAAAGTAGAAGATGAACTCTAATTTTTAAGATTTGCATTTAAGCTAAGAGTAAAAATTTATAAAGCAATGAGTATATTCTAAAGTATGCAACTAGAAACGATCTTAAATAATTGGCTTACGGCACAGAAACCCCAAGCGGCAGACTTTCCCTACTTGCTGACACAAGCCCAAGCAGATCCAATCCAAGCTGAAGCCCTCGACTATGATCTGAGTCTGGCAGGCATTACCCACCGGGCTAAGGATTTTTTGGCGATCGCCCCGGACATTCTTCAGCTCTGTGAGACTCTCCAATTTCACGATCAAGGTGCAATTTTCAAAACCCTCTGGGAACTGTGGCTACCCCTGGCCCAACAAATTCGTACCGCCTGCCAACAGCAGGATCAGCCGCTAATTTATGGCATCCTCGGTGGCCAAGGCACCGGCAAAACGACCCTCTGTCGGGTGTTACAGACGATTCTGACGCGCTGGCAATATCCCTGTGTGGCGATTTCCATTGATGATCTTTACAAAACCTATGCCGCCCGCCAGGATTTA
Coding sequences within:
- a CDS encoding eIF2A-related protein, producing MINRPGPSFPTLRPIVQRLTDRLWSSPRRDDDQPGLYCVRCDYQAQEQELLAQLQGNLKLRWHQVFSQFTAAYYSDLALADLNGKAKGLLCLWLAPQAQDLEDILNLLAATLINLGIQPLHINGAMVFGLTPAVKLTAATFQRQIAPWIVVLPTADDQQRQMPDGLTTATDLGEITWSPQALNDFWQRTEQDYFQKLTVAGPLTFPDHHCWNLAPGQRRSQELDLATKTLGNGAGLLCFIRGRQAHHNQQWQTAQQAYQESLRHYCRGEQGMDWLKVLRDNPNSPLLEQLPPSQGQRMALILFHLGLLLGDRPQHYQAPSPEGEQALQYLRLSRCLWERQEQWAWVSQLSLLIGVFLQQWQRGSALGDLAWSLLKGVQEPWPPDLLAQHYGLMAAIALQEQQWHKAQTLAQTALEHFQTLDEPPPVVVRAWSTLIFARASQSLGQVAQAIATLEEILIPIRSQLTTPETAPIPWGHWQQRLYDQIFACLGDLYRQTKDYRQAFDLTWERQQYEHNWGWRPFVGTQSLPDQWRHNLYSPPEPLSLVILRGSQRDRDLQALIDRLQRPQSNLILLHGATAVGKTSLLRAGLIPRLQSQPLNGRPVRVIYFKNYGQWGRRLVQQLHGDRPFCPWPNPPSLDPLVHLQQQQDSESLTVLIFDQFEQFFLQYPHPEERQDFLRFLAQSLQLPTVKVILSCRNEALAPLLDWEIEADLGEANHNLFDHRLRHRLGNLRPDAAIALLEQVATWAKLPLETALMQQLIEDLQDSHGEIRPLELQVIGAQLHQDHLYTREEYLGLGFPPKLLLLERSLLGIIRYCGDENRDLAWQFLHYFTDLRHSQLVLTKADILQLGRQFLGDRRLGEEKAELILHIFKTTGLIRYQLYGGQESYQLARPDLVEPIRHHYQAFQSQQWLQRITGREREMLWRRWWKVSVGTVWRLGLVAIALGFGLRWVELQRYQRWQGAQNTILMKLAEATKVLQDGAQPVEALRESIRAATVLRRLNEKDDEVVTPATRLKVLLALEQNFSTLAAATTSTTVRDFGQNFIPTAFRPPGDRQTITPDVPITDFAFVGNSFQLLLAQPNQPLRQWPNQDPALSLSNESITSLAWQPRGHFFVTGGENRRVTLHQRNGQVVQTLGGFRKKINVVAWSRDGKMFAAGSQDQTVRLWTETGELLQILTEHRGPITALQFSPDGKLLATAAGDRTVQIWQRRRNNSFFLVTQFPPFTTEIIDLQFGADSRHLGLMGQDHQVIVYPMTYENNNPVFGEALPINHQSNGPDRIGFYGALPLLITNTENHHLQFWQLDGTYLGSLAGHQAPVTQLHWHPQGKAIATLDQNNQLILWNLDLDELLQKSCRLLIYGDLGIPADQRQGDRQLCTTLLNLPPE
- a CDS encoding cell division protein FtsQ/DivIB encodes the protein MTETTMATREQLREQRKQKQRQRTLRWFQGLWRSLALMGLAYGAFWVLDRPDWIIKSAAQITIEGNQVLPAERIRPLIPLTYPQPILTLKPQELEQAIEAQGAIAEALVSRRLVPPSLAIQVQERYPVARSQTPISSQGQSPLESGYLDAEGQWFPAAVYEPLSEYQPLPTLEVTGIRELQLPLWPELYQTLGRSPVKILSINWRDSNNLILNTELGSFHLGPDLTQLEAQLAAIAKLQQTLGTTIPAQDIQYIDLQNPDEPIIQSNKPIVPPVPKPETP
- the ftsZ gene encoding cell division protein FtsZ codes for the protein MSQNHLFQPHNASFDATGNHAASAEETASQFPIMPSSVAQIKVIGVGGGGCNAVNRMIEGGMSSIDFWAINTDAQALTNSKAKKRLQIGQKITRGLGAGGNSAIGRKAAEESRDEIAQALEGADLVFITAGMGGGTGTGAAPIVAEVAKDLGCLTVAVVTRPFKFEGRRRSNQAEEGIKELQSRVDTLLVIPNTKLLDMIPQETSMSEALRAADEVLRQGVQGISDIITISGLVNVDFADVRAVMADAGSALMGIGIGSGKSRAREAALMAISSPLMESSIEGAQGVVLNITGGHDLTLHEVNDAAEAVYEVVDPNANIIFGAVIDEHLQGEIKITVIATGFAAESQPAETPQPLPQQRRMQAVPQPDLSQAPPVPEAPRPRPAAPPQAQQPPAPRTGFPDIPDFLMRRSNRSKQ
- the thiD gene encoding bifunctional hydroxymethylpyrimidine kinase/phosphomethylpyrimidine kinase → MVITPAIALTIAGSDSGGGAGIQADLKTFAFHGVHGTNAITCVTAQNTIGVTDVVALNSAMVTAQIEAVVGDIGVQAVKTGMLLNENIMEAVLAAAAIGRLPNWVLDPVMVSRTGVQLIDDGAIAFLQKQLIPLAQILTPNRYEAEILSGLTITNLATMEQAAQKIHQLGCGAVLVKGGAMTGTLQGVDVWFDGERLEVLKTECIQTPHTHGTGCTLSAAIAARLALGDAPFQAVNKAKTYVTEALKHSLAIGQGTGPVGHFYPLLS
- a CDS encoding GTP-binding protein, whose product is MDSQQQERHFTLARASLQQALAWYGNTRRHWHYPPDPALKAAVRPELQQLQTAIAKLDQNLLRIATFGLVSRGKSAVINALIGEKMLETGPLHGVTQYPRAVRWPLTTEKLKIELVDTPGLDEIAGEARTKMAAEVAANSDLILFIIAGDITRTEYESLYELRQQHKPLLVVFNKIDLYPDCDRQSIFQQLQQLSQESTGTQFPLSPEEIVMVAAEPQPLAVRIEHPDGRIEEAWETPDAQIDPLRETIFTILSREGKSLMAVHALVQARQLQTAIAQKTLSHRQAEAEELIWNYAKSKGAAIALNPIGFLDILGGTFADLALIRALARLYGLPMTSYEAAKLWRNILISAGILFVAELGSGVFLGLGKTALSFESLTNPSTLGLYGTAALAQGGIAAYGSYVIGKVTQTYLQNGCSWGNLGASTTIKEILAQCDRQTLLYRLQTEMPRVA